In Gimesia benthica, a single window of DNA contains:
- a CDS encoding M81 family metallopeptidase, which translates to MRIATGGVLHETSTYSDLPTTLNDFINDRGLFRGQEIMETFPGANVCIGGFIDAAKRHGFELIPLLWTFAFPSGLIERKTYDDLLAEFLDRLKAAEDEGGPVDGVLLDLHGAMVIDGIEDGDGHFISKVREYLGDDRPILVTPDMHGNHSPLRVEQATAILGYDTYPHIDMNERGQEAADLIVRIINGEVKPVMTLRQIPLFWSTACQVTAHMPMREVMDYAHEIETRPGILGVTVSTGFPWADIPEVGPSIIVVADNDQELADKTADELSGWIWERRRRWYKLPFSVTDAIKEGQEIGKFPIILADHADNTGGGTAGDSTEILQTFLDMKLDKALILYIVDPEVVALAHEVGVGGTIETEVGGKSDPIQGPPVKMKATVKALSHGEFKYDGPMYAGLTGNMGPSAWIQQDGVNVVVVTAREQPFGPAFSKTLGIDCESMNYISVKSSAHFRASFEPFAGSIFNVEARAIHTHDFAKLNHQRRKQDFYPVEIPYETAPDI; encoded by the coding sequence ATGCGAATCGCAACCGGCGGTGTGCTTCATGAAACCAGCACCTACTCTGATCTTCCCACCACCCTGAATGATTTCATCAACGACCGTGGACTGTTTCGTGGTCAGGAGATCATGGAGACGTTTCCCGGCGCGAATGTCTGTATTGGCGGCTTCATTGATGCAGCCAAACGACACGGATTCGAACTGATTCCGCTGCTATGGACGTTTGCATTTCCCAGCGGTCTGATTGAACGGAAGACTTATGACGACCTGCTCGCTGAGTTCCTGGACCGGCTGAAAGCGGCCGAAGACGAAGGGGGCCCGGTTGACGGTGTGCTGCTCGACCTGCACGGGGCGATGGTCATCGATGGAATTGAAGATGGCGACGGTCACTTCATTTCGAAAGTACGGGAATACCTGGGAGACGACCGGCCGATCCTTGTGACTCCAGACATGCACGGCAACCATTCACCTCTCCGCGTGGAACAGGCGACCGCCATCCTGGGTTACGACACCTATCCGCATATCGACATGAATGAGCGGGGGCAGGAAGCAGCGGATCTCATCGTGCGGATTATCAACGGTGAGGTCAAACCGGTGATGACACTCCGACAGATTCCATTGTTCTGGAGCACCGCCTGCCAGGTAACCGCACACATGCCGATGAGAGAGGTCATGGATTACGCGCATGAAATCGAAACCCGCCCCGGTATTCTGGGCGTCACCGTCTCGACAGGATTTCCCTGGGCCGACATCCCTGAAGTTGGCCCGTCGATCATCGTCGTGGCTGACAACGATCAGGAACTGGCAGACAAAACGGCGGACGAACTGAGTGGCTGGATCTGGGAACGGCGACGCCGCTGGTACAAATTGCCCTTCTCAGTCACCGATGCGATCAAAGAGGGACAGGAAATCGGCAAGTTCCCGATCATCCTGGCCGACCACGCTGACAATACTGGTGGTGGTACCGCCGGCGATTCGACCGAGATCCTGCAGACCTTTCTGGACATGAAACTGGACAAGGCTTTGATTCTGTATATCGTCGATCCCGAGGTCGTGGCGCTGGCCCACGAAGTTGGCGTAGGAGGCACGATTGAAACTGAGGTCGGCGGCAAGTCTGATCCGATTCAGGGGCCTCCGGTGAAGATGAAAGCCACCGTCAAAGCACTGTCTCATGGCGAGTTCAAGTACGATGGTCCCATGTATGCAGGACTGACGGGGAACATGGGTCCCTCTGCCTGGATTCAGCAGGATGGCGTCAACGTGGTGGTGGTCACTGCCCGCGAACAGCCTTTCGGCCCGGCGTTTTCCAAGACGCTGGGAATTGATTGTGAATCGATGAACTACATCTCAGTCAAATCATCGGCGCACTTCCGAGCCAGTTTTGAACCATTCGCCGGCTCGATCTTCAACGTGGAAGCCCGCGCGATTCACACGCACGACTTTGCCAAACTGAATCATCAGCGCAGAAAGCAGGATTTCTATCCGGTCGAAATCCCTTACGAAACGGCACCAGATATTTAA